Proteins encoded in a region of the Streptomyces sp. PCS3-D2 genome:
- a CDS encoding ferrochelatase yields MSDQFRTPGAGSAAPYDALLLLSFGGPEGPDDVVPFLENVTRGRGIPRERLKEVGQHYFGFGGVSPINGQNRELLDALRKDFTEHGLDLPVYWGNRNWAPYLDDVMRQMAADGRRRIAVLATSAYASYSGCRQYRENLADALAALERDGVEPPRVDKLRHYFNHPGFVEPMIDGVLASLDALPEEVRAGAHLAFTTHSIPTAAADTSGPVEDHTEGGEGGAYVRQHLDVARVVADAVAVRTGVARPWRLVYQSRSGAPHIPWLEPDICDHLEALRAEGAPAVVMVPIGFVSDHMEVLYDLDTEATAKAAELGLPVARSATVGADPRFAGAVRELVLERAAKERGEAAGECWVGTLGQSHDLCAVGCCPARAPRPAAAGADSPYA; encoded by the coding sequence ATGTCAGACCAGTTCCGTACCCCCGGCGCCGGCTCCGCCGCCCCGTACGACGCACTCCTGCTGCTCTCCTTCGGCGGGCCCGAAGGACCCGACGACGTCGTGCCGTTCCTGGAGAACGTCACGCGCGGCCGCGGCATCCCGCGCGAGCGGCTCAAGGAGGTCGGGCAGCACTACTTCGGCTTCGGCGGGGTCAGCCCGATCAACGGGCAGAACCGCGAGCTGCTCGACGCGCTGCGCAAGGACTTCACCGAACACGGGCTCGACCTGCCCGTCTACTGGGGCAACCGCAACTGGGCCCCGTACCTGGACGACGTGATGCGCCAGATGGCCGCCGACGGGCGCCGACGCATCGCCGTGCTCGCCACCAGCGCGTACGCCTCGTACTCGGGCTGCCGCCAGTACCGCGAGAACCTGGCCGACGCCCTGGCCGCGCTGGAGCGGGACGGCGTGGAGCCGCCGCGGGTCGACAAGCTGCGGCACTACTTCAACCACCCCGGCTTCGTGGAGCCCATGATCGACGGGGTGCTGGCCTCGCTCGACGCCCTGCCCGAGGAGGTGCGCGCCGGGGCGCACCTCGCCTTCACCACGCACTCCATCCCGACCGCCGCAGCCGACACCTCCGGCCCCGTCGAGGACCACACCGAGGGCGGTGAGGGCGGCGCGTACGTCCGGCAGCACCTCGACGTCGCCCGGGTCGTCGCCGACGCGGTCGCGGTGCGCACCGGTGTCGCCCGCCCCTGGCGGCTGGTCTACCAGTCCCGCAGCGGTGCCCCGCACATCCCGTGGCTGGAGCCGGACATCTGCGACCACCTGGAGGCCCTCCGCGCCGAGGGCGCCCCCGCCGTCGTCATGGTCCCCATCGGCTTCGTCTCCGACCACATGGAAGTCCTGTACGACCTGGACACCGAGGCCACGGCCAAGGCCGCCGAGCTGGGCCTGCCCGTCGCGCGCTCCGCGACCGTGGGCGCCGACCCGCGTTTCGCCGGGGCCGTCCGCGAACTCGTGCTGGAGCGGGCCGCCAAGGAGCGGGGCGAGGCCGCCGGGGAGTGCTGGGTGGGCACGCTGGGACAGAGCCACGACCTGTGCGCGGTGGGCTGCTGCCCGGCGCGGGCCCCACGGCCGGCCGCCGCGGGCGCGGA